From Solanum lycopersicum chromosome 8, SLM_r2.1, the proteins below share one genomic window:
- the LOC101254410 gene encoding BTB/POZ domain-containing protein At5g41330-like, whose translation MPPFIGSHPLSSGFSRNSIDSSSNIVTIDVGGHLFQTTKQTLKQSGSKSILSEISNLDGSIPFIDRDPEMFSILLSLLRTGNLPSKAKTFDIQDLVFESQFYGVEHLLLNSHSNPSQFEPFDLEKSLILPLSGRDSPTAISTTQLGSVQVAHGCKITSFDWSLKRKSTILTQFAGIDSMLSVSPNVVAAGATDFSGLQIIDVSKGFVKETLNWENVTKSGSTVQGIGASKEFLFTSFESSRRNSNCIMIYDLSDNGFRPVSEIGHYEIFGAELDSAIPATKLRWIPSYNLLMAAGSHSGPSGVRGNIRFWDLRSGNAVWEIKENVDCFADCTVSDDLSAILKVGVHSGEVFISDLRNIGKENTWTCLGDSRKATNGKKEGFGSKIESHGNQVFCSKGGNLELWSEVLIGSSIKDRVFRKNSMGRAKDSCGNKITHFSFGGNKMFVTRKDQQFVEVWQSSVRGF comes from the coding sequence ATGCCACCTTTTATTGGATCTCATCCTCTTTCATCTGGTTTTTCAAGAAACTCCATTGATTCATCTTCAAATATTGTCACCATTGATGTAGGTGGTCATCTTTTTCAAACAACCAAACAAACCCTAAAGCAATCAGGTTCAAAATCAATACTTTCTGAAATTTCAAATCTTGATGGTTCCATTCCTTTCATCGATAGAGATCCAGAAATGTTCTCAATCTTGCTTTCCCTTTTAAGAACTGGGAATCTCCCTTCAAAAGCCAAAACTTTTGATATTCAAGATTTGGTTTTTGAATCTCAGTTTTATGGTGTTGAGCATCTGTTATTGAATTCCCATTCTAACCCTTCTCAGTTTGAGCCTTTTGATCTtgaaaaatctttgattttGCCTTTAAGTGGTAGGGATTCACCTACTGCTATCTCAACAACTCAATTAGGGTCAGTTCAGGTAGCTCATGGTTGTAAAATCACTTCATTTGATTGGTCATTAAAGAGAAAATCAACCATTTTAACACAATTTGCTGGTATTGACTCTATGTTATCTGTATCACCAAATGTTGTTGCTGCTGGTGCTACTGACTTTTCAGGTTTACAAATTATTGATGTTAGTAAAGGTTTTGTTAAAGAAACTTTGAATTGGGAAAATGTTACCAAGTCTGGTTCAACAGTACAAGGCATAGGTGCTTCAAAAGAGTTTTTGTTTACGAGTTTCGAATCATCTAGGAGAAACTCTAACTGCATTATGATATATGATTTGAGTGATAATGGTTTTAGGCCTGTTTCTGAGATAGGTCATTATGAAATCTTTGGTGCTGAATTAGATTCCGCGATTCCAGCTACTAAACTTAGATGGATTCCTAGTTATAACTTGTTGATGGCTGCTGGTTCACACAGTGGACCTTCTGGTGTTAGAGGGAACATTAGGTTTTGGGACTTGAGATCAGGGAACGCGGTGTGGGAGATCAAGGAAAATGTTGATTGCTTCGCTGATTGCACTGTTTCGGATGATCTTTCAGCAATTCTGAAAGTTGGCGTTCATTCAGGCGAAGTTTTCATATCGGATTTGAGAAACATTGGTAAGGAAAATACTTGGACTTGTCTTGGTGATTCAAGAAAAGCAACAAATGGTAAGAAAGAAGGGTTTGGGAGTAAAATTGAGAGTCATGGGAATCAAGTTTTTTGTAGTAAAGGTGGAAATCTCGAATTATGGTCTGAGGTTTTGATTGGTTCTTCGATTAAAGATCGAGTCTTTAGGAAGAACTCAATGGGGAGAGCAAAAGATAGTTGTGGAAATAAGATAACACATTTCAGCTTTGGAGGTAACAAGATGTTTGTTACAAGGAAAGATCAACAATTTGTTGAAGTTTGGCAGAGTTCAGTAAGGGGATTCTAA
- the LOC101254118 gene encoding uncharacterized protein encodes MNRVNGEQRGVDSTLETINAAATAIASVENRVPQASIQKRRWGSCWSMYWCFGSQKQTKRIGHAVFIPETTASAADRPSSNTSSQAPSIVLPFIAPPSSPASFLPSEPPSATHSPVGSKCLSMSTYSPSGPASIFAIGPYAHETQLVSPPVFSAFTTEPSTAPFTPPPESVHLTTPSSPEVPFAKLLDPNYQNVAAGHRYPFAQYEFQSYQLQPGSPVSNLISPGSAISVSGTSSPFLEREYTPGRPQFLNLEKIAPHEWGSRQGSGTLTPEAVNPKYHDSFLLNYQNTGVHRFPKPFNGWKNDLTVVDHRVSFEITAEDVVRCVEKKPTMMMRTGSVSLQDTERSTKRQENLAEMSNAHDHSGHEPSREIHEGSSTDGEDGQRQQKHRSITLGSSKEFNFDNVDGGYPDKATIGSDWWANEKVLGKEPCNNWIFPMMQPGVS; translated from the exons ATGAATAGAGTGAACGGAGAGCAGAGAGGAGTTGATAGCACTTTGGAGACGATAAACGCTGCTGCTACTGCAATCGCTTCAGTTGAAAATCGTGTTCCTCAAGCCTCGATTCAG AAACGAAGATGGGGAAGCTGCTGGAGCATGTACTGGTGTTTTGGCTCTCAGAAACAGACGAAACGAATTGGACATGCAGTTTTTATTCCAGAAACAACAGCCTCTGCTGCAGATAGACCTTCTTCTAATACTTCAAGTCAAGCTCCTTCTATAGTGCTTCCCTTCATAGCACCCCCCTCATCTCCTGCATCTTTCTTGCCATCAGAACCTCCTTCAGCAACCCATTCACCAGTTGGCTCAAAATGCCTTTCTATGTCTACATATTCTCCCAGTGGACCTGCCTCAATTTTTGCTATTGGGCCCTACGCTCATGAAACTCAACTGGTCTCTCCACCTGTTTTCTCTGCATTCACTACTGAACCATCTACTGCTCCATTTACCCCTCCTCCTGAGTCAGTCCACTTGACTACACCCTCATCACCTGAGGTACCATTTGCTAAGCTGCTTGACCCCAACTACCAGAATGTTGCTGCTGGTCACAGATATCCTTTTGCCCAGTATGAATTTCAGTCATACCAACTTCAACCAGGGAGTCCAGTCAGTAACTTGATCTCGCCTGGGTCAGCCATCTCTGTATCTGGAACTTCATCTCCTTTTCTTGAGCGTGAGTATACTCCTGGACGCCCTCAGTTCCTGAACCTGGAGAAAATAGCCCCTCACGAGTGGGGATCTCGGCAAGGATCTGGGACTTTGACCCCTGAGGCAGTAAACCCCAAATATCACGATAGTTTCCTTCTCAATTATCAGAACACTGGTGTTCATCGTTTTCCAAAGCCCTTTAATGGTTGGAAAAACGATCTAACAGTGGTTGATCATAGAGTTTCTTTCGAGATTACTGCAGAAGATGTTGTGAGGTGTGTGGAAAAGAAGCCAACTATGATGATGAGAACTGGATCAGTGTCTCTCCAGGATACTGAGCGTAGCACTAAACGACAGGAAAACCTGGCTGAAATGTCAAATGCACACGATCACAGTGGACATGAGCCTTCCAGAGAAATACACGAGGGATCATCTACTGACGGAGAGGATGGACAGAGGCAGCAGAAGCACAGGTCCATCACTCTTGGATCCTCGAAGGAATTTAACTTTGACAATGTAGACGGAGGATATCCTGATAAAGCTACTATTGGCTCTGACTGGTGGGCCAACGAGAAAGTTCTTGGAAAGGAGCCCTGCAATAACTGGATCTTCCCTATGATGCAGCCTGGTGTCAGCTAA
- the LOC101253814 gene encoding puromycin-sensitive aminopeptidase has translation MARLILPCKGSSLSKTCLLGLISNAPFQASCRVTSVGRSRDICRYKKYLTSEVAHWRRCQIPRFPLVQPRRIDRRLICSVATEPLPKEVEESKMEAPKEIFLKDYKQPDYYFDTLDLKFALGEESTIVASKIAVNPRVEGQSFPLVLDGRDLKLQSVKINGNPLKEEDFLVDSRHLTLKSPPSSKFTLEIVTEIHPQKNTSLEGLYKSSGNFCTQCEAEGFRKITFYQDRPDIMAKYTCRIEADKSLYPVLLSNGNLIEQGDLEGGKHYTLWEDPFKKPSYLFALVAGQLVSRDDTFTTCSGRKVSLRIWTPAQDLPKTEHAMYSLKAAMKWDEDVFGREYDLDLFNIVAVPDFNMGAMENKSLNIFNSKLVLASPETATDADYAAILGVIGHEYFHNWTGNRVTCRDWFQLSLKEGLTVFRDQEFSSDLGSRPVKRIADVSKLRMYQFPQDAGPMAHPVRPHSYIKMDNFYTGKFELTVYEKVMHFLNHCFCYQGAEVVRMYKTLLGSQGFRKGTDLYFERHDGQAVTCEDFFAAMRDANNADFANFLLWYSQAGTPVVKVTTNYNAEGRTFSLKFSQEVPPTPGQSAKEPMFIPVAVGLLDSSGKDMPLSSVHHDGKLESFASSGQNVYTTVLRVTKKEEEFVFNDVSERPTPSILRGFSAPIRLESDLTDSDLLFLLAHDSDEFNRWEAGQVLARKLMLSLVADFQQNKALVLNPQFLQGIKSILTDSSLDKEFIAKAITLPGIGEIMDMMTVADPDAVHAVRTFIRKQLASELKQEFLITAKNNRSSGAYEFDHNNMARRALKNIALAYLGSLENPEITELLLNEYRNATNMTDQFAALVAIDQQPAIREEILADFYNKWQDDYLVVNKWLALQAMSDMPGNVENVKKLLNHTAFDLCNPNKVYSLIGGFCGSPVNFHSKDGSGYKFLGELVVKLDKMNPQVASRMVSAFSRWKRYDETRQSLAKEQLEMILSTEGLSENVFEIASKSLAA, from the exons ATGGCTCGGTTGATTCTGCCTTGCAAGGGTTCGAGTTTGTCGAAGACGTGTCTCTTGGGTTTGATCTCCAATGCTCCT TTTCAGGCAAGTTGCCGTGTTACTTCAGTTGGGCGCTCGAGGGATATCTGCAGATACAAAAAATACCTTACTTCAGAG GTTGCGCATTGGAGGAGGTGTCAAATCCCGCGTTTTCCATTAGTT CAACCTAGAAGAATTGACCGGAGATTAATCTGTTCAGTTGCAACTGAACCTCTACCAAAAGAAGTTGAAGAATCCAAGATGGAAGCACCAAAGGAAATCTTTCTGAAGGATTACAAACAACCTGATTACTATTTTGACACG TTGGATCTGAAATTCGCACTGGGTGAGGAAAGTACTATTGTCGCTTCCAAAATTGCTGTCAACCCCAGAGTTGAAG GTCAGTCTTTCCCACTTGTCCTAGATGGGCGAGATCTGAAGTTGCAATCAGTTAAGATCAACGGCAATCCGCTGAAG GAGGAAGATTTCCTCGTGGACTCGCGCCACCTGACTCTGAAATCCCCTCCAAGTAGCAAATTCACCTTGGAGATTGTGACAGAAATACATCCTCAGAAGAACACATCCTTAGAG GGTCTTTACAAGTCATCAGGGAATTTCTGCACCCAATGTGAGGCTGAGGGTTTCCGTAAGATTACGTTCTATCAG GATCGCCCTGACATTATGGCAAAATACACTTGTCGCATAGAGGCAGACAAATCCTTGTATCCTGTATTGTTGTCAAATGGAAACCTTATAGAGCAAGGGGATCTGGAG GGAGGAAAGCATTATACTCTTTGGGAGGATCCTTTCAAGAAGCCCAGTTATCTTTTTGCATTGGTTGCTGGTCAGTTGGTGAGCAGAGATGACACATTTACAACCTGTTCAGGCCGTAAGGTCTCCCTTAGAATCTGGACCCCTGCACAAGATCTGCCCAAGACAGAACATGCCATGTATTCTCTCAAGGCAGCTATGAAGTGGGATGAAGAT GTTTTCGGGCGGGAGTATGACCTGGATCTTTTTAATATTGTTGCTGTTCCAGATTTTAACAT GGGAGCAATGGAAAACAAGAGCTTGAAT ATATTCAATTCCAAGCTTGTCCTGGCATCCCCAGAAACTGCAACAGATGCTGATTATGCGGCTATATTGGGTGTGATTGGACATGAG TACTTCCACAATTGGACAGGCAACAG AGTTACATGTCGTGACTGGTTCCAGCTCAGTTTAAAGGAAGGACTTACTGTTTTCCGTGATCAG GAGTTTTCGTCTGATTTGGGCAGCCGTCCTGTGAAAAGAATTGCTGATGTCTCAAAGCTTCGAATGTATCAGTTCCCGCAG GATGCTGGTCCAATGGCTCATCCTGTAAGGCCTCACTCTTATATAAAG ATGGATAACTTCTACACAGGCAAGTTTGAGTTAACT GTATATGAGAAGGTAATGCACTTCC TTAATCACTGTTTCTGTTATCAGGGAGCTGAAGTGGTCAGGATGTACAAAACCTTGTTAGGTAGCCAAGGATTTAGAAAA GGCACAGATTTATATTTTGAGAGGCATGATGGTCAAGCAGTAACATGTGAAGACTTTTTTGCTGCCATGCGAGATGCCAACAATGCAGATTTTGCTAATTTCTTGTTATG GTACTCGCAAGCTGGGACACCTGTAGTGAAGGTTACCACAAATTATAATGCTGAAGGGCGCACTTTCTCCCTCAAGTTTAG TCAAGAGGTGCCTCCAACCCCCGGCCAGTCTGCAAAAGAACCTATGTTTATTCCTGTTGCTGTAGGTCTGCTGGATTCAAGTGGTAAGGACATGCCTCTATCTTCGGTTCATCATGATGGGAAATTGGAGAGTTTTGCGAGCAGTGGTCAAAACGTATACACCACAGTTCTCCGCGTAACGAAG AAGGAGGAGGAATTTGTGTTCAATGACGTATCTGAGAGGCCAACACCATCGATATTGCGAGGATTCAGTGCTCCCATCAGGCTTGAGTCTGATCTCACTGATAGTgatcttcttttccttcttgcTCATGATTCTGATGAGTTTAACCG GTGGGAGGCGGGACAAGTGTTGGCAAGGAAGTTGATGCTCAGTCTGGTAGCTGATTTCCAACAGAATAAGGCTTTGGTTCTTAACCCTCAGTTTTTGCAGGGGATCAAAAGCATACTCACCGACTCAAGCTTGGATAAG GAATTCATTGCAAAGGCAATAACTTTGCCTGGTATAGGAGAAATCATGGACATGATGACGGTTGCTGATCCAGATGCCGTTCATGCAGTGCGGACTTTCATCAGGAAGCAACTGGCTTCTGAATTGAAACAAGAGTTCCTTATCACT GCTAAAAACAACAGGAGCTCTGGTGCTTATGAGTTTGATCATAACAATATGGCACGTCGTGCTCTTAAAAATATTGCTCTTG CTTATCTTGGATCACTTGAAAACCCAGAAATCACAGAACTTCTATTGAATGAATACAGAAACGCCACAAACATGACAGATCAGTTTGCAGCTTTAGTGGCTATCGATCAGCAACCTGCAATTCGTGAAGAAATTTTGGCTGATTTCTATAACAAGTGGCAGGATGATTACTTG GTTGTGAACAAGTGGCTTGCTCTTCAAGCTATGTCAGACATGCCTGGTAATGTTGAGAATGTCAAGAAACTTCTAAACCATACAGCCTTTGACCTATGTAATCCAAATAAG GTTTATTCGTTGATCGGAGGATTTTGTGGTTCACCTGTCAACTTCCATAGCAAGGATGGCTCCGGCTACAAGTTCTTGGGAGAACTAGTGGTGAAGCTTGACAAGATGAATCCACAG GTGGCTTCACGAATGGTTTCAGCGTTCTCCAGGTGGAAACGTTATGATGAAACAAGACAGAGTCTCGCGAAG GAACAATTGGAGATGATCTTGTCTACTGAGGGACTCTCAGAGAATGTGTTTGAAATCGCATCGAAGAGCTTGGCagcttga
- the LOC101259964 gene encoding uncharacterized protein, whose protein sequence is MDLREESSRFGSLPSTTSRNLSSSSSTFFSANQSPFFSPRSPKSLVSACSDNQFRDSDVTSAALDASLGILGPESFANARLSDAYPVALASASNDLQKLDFVASSTSNSKSTIASYNVGPEHEYLRPRGKQKKSGRTQESCVTPTSTSSLSNRVRSCDVYIGFHGRKPLLLRFMNWLRAELEIQGLSCFVTDRSRCRNTRKHGMVERVMDACTFGVVILTKKSFRNPYTIEELRFFASKKNLVPVYFDLRPEDCLVRDIIERRGEHWEKHGGELWLLYGGLEKEWRDAVNGLLRVDEWKLEAHDGKWRECILRAVTLLALRLGRRSVVDRLSKWREKAEKEEFPFPRNENFVGRKKELSELEFRLFGDVSGDAEKDYIELKARPKRRNLTISWSRSNSINERRFERPSDNKRKGKEPVTWKESEKEIEMLNAEVSHTQQHAPKPRNSKKHGRRNNSMKVVYGKGIACVSGEPGIGKTDLLLEYAYQFHQRYKMVLWIGGESRYIRQNYLNLWSFLEVDVGVENSPDKSRIKSFEEQEEAAVARVRKELMRDIPFLLIIDNLESEKDWWDHKLIMDLLPRFGGETHVLISTRLSRIMNMDPIKLNYLSEIEAMSLMQGAVKDYPIAEIDALRVIEDKLKRLTLGLAIVGAILSELPINPSRLLDTINRMPLKEIIYIRRENHPLRRNNFLLQLFEVCFSIFDHADGPRSLATRMALASGWFAPSPIPVSLLTLAAHKIPEKYPRRRMLKKVLCSLTCGFTSSYARKSEAEASSLLLRFNIARTCRKEGYIQFHQLIKMYARKRGVTGVAQATVQAVITRGLIPQHSEHIWAACFLLFGFGSDPMIVELKVSELLFLVKEVILPLAIRTFITFSRCAAALELLRRCTDALEAADQAFVTPVDKWLDKSLCWRPIQTSAQLNPCLWQELALSRATVLEIRAKLMLRGGQFDIGDDLIRKAIFIRTSICGEDHPETISAHETLSKLTRLLASVQNHTSNRS, encoded by the coding sequence ATGGATCTCCGGGAAGAAAGCTCTAGATTTGGATCGTTACCAAGCACAACGTCAAGAAACCTTTCGTCTTCATCGTCGACTTTCTTTTCTGCGAATCAGTCGCCATTCTTCTCTCCTAGATCACCTAAGTCCCTGGTATCAGCATGCTCGGATAATCAATTTCGTGATAGTGATGTTACCTCTGCTGCTTTAGATGCTAGTTTGGGCATTTTAGGTCCAGAATCATTTGCAAATGCTAGATTGTCAGATGCTTATCCTGTTGCATTAGCTAGTGCCTCGAATGATCTCCAGAAGTTGGATTTTGTAGCTTCTTCGACGTCAAATTCTAAGAGCACTATAGCGAGTTATAATGTTGGCCCTGAACATGAATATTTGCGACCTAGAGGCAAGCAGAAAAAGAGTGGGAGGACACAGGAATCTTGTGTTACTCCAACATCGACTTCCTCCCTATCCAACAGAGTGAGGAGCTGTGATGTGTACATTGGTTTTCATGGCCGCAAACCTTTACTGCTCAGATTCATGAATTGGCTCCGTGCGGAGCTAGAAATCCAAGGTCTAAGTTGCTTTGTTACTGACAGATCAAGGTGCCGAAATACTAGAAAGCATGGCATGGTAGAGAGAGTAATGGATGCTTGTACATTCGGAGTTGTGATCTTAACCAAGAAATCATTCAGGAATCCATATACCATAGAGGAGCTGCGCTTCTTTGCTAGCAAAAAGAATTTGGTACCAGTGTACTTCGATCTGCGTCCAGAGGATTGCCTTGTGCGAGATATAATTGAGAGAAGAGGAGAGCACTGGGAAAAACATGGTGGTGAACTTTGGCTACTTTATGGGGGATTGGAGAAGGAGTGGAGAGATGCCGTCAATGGTCTTTTGCGTGTTGATGAGTGGAAGCTAGAGGCTCATGATGGCAAGTGGAGGGAATGCATATTGAGGGCTGTAACGCTGCTGGCCTTAAGATTAGGGAGGCGAAGTGTTGTGGACAGACTATCCAAGTGGAGGGAGAAGGCAGAAAAGGAGGAGTTTCCTTTCCCTCGAAATGAGAATTTTGTCGGCAGAAAGAAGGAGCTATCCGAGCTTGAGTTTCGGCTTTTTGGTGATGTTAGTGGGGACGCAGAGAAAGACTATATTGAACTAAAGGCTAGACCCAAGCGAAGGAATTTGACAATTAGTTGGAGTCGAAGTAATTCAATCAACGAAAGACGGTTTGAGCGTCCTAGTGACAACAAAAGGAAAGGGAAAGAGCCAGTGACATGGAAGGAATCtgagaaagaaattgaaatgttaAATGCTGAAGTTTCTCATACCCAACAGCATGCACCAAAGCCGAGGAACTCTAAGAAACATGGAAGGCGAAACAACTCCATGAAAGTTGTCTATGGAAAGGGCATTGCTTGTGTGTCTGGGGAACCAGGAATTGGCAAGACAGATCTACTGCTTGAGTATGCTTATCAATTCCATCAGCGCTACAAAATGGTCCTTTGGATTGGAGGTGAAAGCAGATATATTCGTCAAAACTACTTGAACTTGTGGTCGTTTTTAGAAGTTGATGTTGGGGTAGAAAACTCACCTGATAAAAGCAGGATAAAGAGCTTTGAGGAGCAAGAAGAGGCTGCTGTAGCTAGGGTTAGGAAAGAACTCATGCGAGACATTCCATTCTTGCTGATAATTGATAACTTGGAGAGTGAAAAGGACTGGTGGGATCATAAACTAATAATGGATTTGCTTCCCCGTTTTGGGGGTGAAACACATGTTCTCATATCCACGCGCCTCTCTCGGATTATGAACATGGATCCTATCAAACTCAATTATCTGTCAGAGATTGAGGCAATGTCTTTGATGCAGGGTGCTGTGAAAGATTACCCGATTGCTGAAATTGATGCCTTGCGAGTTATTGAGGACAAACTTAAGAGACTGACACTTGGCCTTGCCATTGTTGGAGCAATTCTTTCAGAACTTCCTATAAATCCTAGTAGACTATTGGATACCATCAATCGTATGCCATTGAAGGAAATAATCTATATTCGTCGGGAAAACCATCCACTGAGGCGAAACAATTTCCTTTTGCAACTTTTTGAAGTTTGTTTCTCAATATTTGACCATGCTGATGGACCTAGAAGTCTAGCAACAAGAATGGCCCTTGCAAGCGGTTGGTTTGCTCCATCACCTATTCCAGTTTCTCTATTAACTCTGGCTGCTCACAAGATACCAGAGAAATACCCACGTCGGAGGATGTTGAAGAAAGTTTTATGCTCTTTAACTTGTGGTTTCACATCATCATATGCTAGGAAATCTGAGGCAGAAGCCTCTTCTCTTTTGTTGAGATTCAACATTGCAAGGACTTGTAGAAAGGAAGGCTACATTCAGTTCCACCAGCTTATCAAAATGTATGCTCGAAAAAGAGGGGTCACTGGAGTTGCACAAGCCACAGTACAAGCTGTTATTACTCGCGGTTTAATACCCCAGCACTCTGAGCACATATGGGCAGCATGCTTTTTGCTCTTCGGATTTGGGAGTGACCCCATGATAGTTGAGCTTAAAGTTTCCGAATTGTTGTTTCTCGTGAAAGAAGTGATTCTACCACTTGCCATTAGAACATTTATTACATTCTCACGCTGTGCTGCTGCTTTAGAACTTCTACGGCGTTGTACAGATGCATTAGAAGCAGCAGATCAGGCATTTGTCACACCTGTTGACAAGTGGTTGGATAAATCACTTTGTTGGAGACCTATCCAGACAAGTGCCCAATTAAACCCTTGCCTTTGGCAGGAACTTGCTTTATCAAGAGCTACAGTGCTCGAAATCAGGGCAAAGCTAATGTTGAGGGGTGGACAGTTTGATATTGGTGATGATTTAATCCGGAAGGCTATTTTCATTAGAACTTCAATCTGCGGCGAGGACCATCCAGAAACCATATCTGCTCATGAAACGCTCAGTAAACTTACAAGACTCCTTGCTAGTGTTCAAAATCATACATCAAATAGAAGTTAA